From Seriola aureovittata isolate HTS-2021-v1 ecotype China chromosome 16, ASM2101889v1, whole genome shotgun sequence, one genomic window encodes:
- the LOC130183761 gene encoding catenin beta-1-like, with translation MATQSDLMELDMAMGDSKAAVSQWQQQSYLDSGIQSGVTTTAPSLSGKGNPDAEEDDPTLYDWEFNQPFTPEATDIEGYAMTRAQRVRAAMFPETLEEGIQIPPTQLDAAHPTAVQRLAEPSQMLKHAVVNLINYQDDAELATRAIPELTKLLNDEDQVVVNKAAVMVHQLSKKEASRHALMRSPQMVSAVVRAMQNTGDVETARCSAGTLHNLSHHREGLLAIFKSGGIPALVKMLGSPVDSVLFYAITTLHNLLLHQEGAKMAVRLAGGLQKMVALLSNTNVKFLAITTDCLQILAYGNQESKLIILASGGPQALVNIMRTFTYEKLLWTTSRVLKVLSVCSSNKPAIVEAGGMQALGLHLTDPSQRLVQNCLWTLRNLSDAATKQEGMEGLLGTLVQLLGSDDINVVTCAAGILSNLTCNNYSNKLMVCQVGGIEALVRTVLRAGDREDITEPAVCALRHLTSRHQDAEMAQNAVRLHYGLPVVVKLLHPPSHWPLIKATVGLIRNLALCPANHSALREQGAIPRLVQLLVRAHQDTQRRTSMGGNQQQFVEGVRMEEIVEGCTGALHILARDVHNRIVIRGLNTIPLFVQLLYSPVENIQRVAAGVLCELAQDKEAAEAIEAEGATAPLTELLHSRNEGVATYAAAVLFRMSEDKPQDYKKRLSVELTSSLFRTEPMAWNETGDLGLDMGAQGDPLAYRQDDGAYRAYPAAYGQDTLLDPMMEGADYHADTLPDLGHHTDPLPDLGHTQDLMDSNQLAWFDTDL, from the exons ATGGCTACCCAGT CTGATTTGATGGAGTTGGACATGGCAATGGGAGACAGTAAGGCTGCTGTGAgccagtggcagcagcagtccTATCTGGATTCAGGCATCCAGTCTGGAGTCACAACCACTGCTCCATCTTTGAGTGGCAAGGGAAATCCTGATGCTGAGGAGGATGATCCAACTCTCTACGACTGGGAGTTCAACCAGCCCTTCACTCCTGAGGCAACAG ACATTGAGGGTTATGCCATGACTCGGGCCCAGCGTGTACGTGCTGCCATGTTCCCTGAGACCTTGGAGGAGGGGATCCAGATCCCACCCACTCAGCTGGATGCTGCCCACCCAACAGCAGTGCAGCGCCTGGCAGAGCCCTCTCAGATGCTGAAGCATGCTGTGGTCAACCTCATTAACTATCAAGATGATGCTGAGCTGGCCACTCGTGCCATCCCTGAGCTTACCAAACTGCTCAATGATGAAGACCAG GTTGTTGTGAATAAAGCAGCTGTAATGGTACATCAGTTGTCAAAGAAGGAGGCATCGCGCCATGCCCTCATGCGTTCACCACAAATGGTTTCGGCAGTTGTTCGTGCCATGCAGAACACTGGTGATGTGGAGACAGCTCGCTGCTCTGCTGGAACCTTGCACAACCTTTCTCACCACCGTGAGGGGCTCCTTGCAATCTTCAAGTCTGGAGGCATCCCTGCCCTGGTCAAGATGCTGGG CTCACCAGTGGACAGTGTGTTGTTCTATGCCATCACCACACTCCACAACCTGTTGTTGCATCAGGAAGGGGCCAAGATGGCAGTGCGCCTGGCTGGAGGACTGCAGAAGATGGTGGCCCTGTTGTCTAACACCAACGTCAAGTTCTTGGCAATCACTACTGACTGCCTGCAGATCCTGGCATATGGCAACCAGGAAAGCAAG CTGATCATTCTGGCCAGTGGTGGCCCCCAAGCCCTGGTCAACATCATGAGGACATTCACATATGAGAAACTGCTGTGGACCACAAGCAGAGTGCTCAAGGTGCTCTCTGTTTGCTCGAGCAACAAGCCTGCCATCGTAGAAGCTG gtggCATGCAGGCCTTGGGGCTTCACCTGACAGACCCCAGCCAGCGTCTGGTCCAGAACTgcctctggactctgaggaaTCTTTCagatgctgccactaaacag GAGGGAATGGAGGGTCTCCTGGGGACCCTGGTCCAGCTGCTGGGCAGTGATGACATCAATGTAGTGACATGTGCTGCTGGCATCCTGTCCAACCTGACCTGCAACAACTATAGTAACAAACTCATGGTTTGCCAG GTTGGAGGCATTGAGGCTCTGGTGCGAACAGTGCTTCGGGCTGGTGACAGGGAGGACATAACAGAGCCAGCAGTCTGTGCCCTTCGTCACCTGACCTCTCGCCACCAGGATGCTGAGATGGCCCAGAATGCCGTGCGCCTTCATTATGGCCTGCCTGTGGTGGTCAAACTCCTGCACCCGCCGTCCCACTGGCCACTAATCAAG GCCACAGTTGGTCTGATCAGGAACCTGGCTCTTTGCCCAGCCAACCACAGTGCTCTGCGAGAGCAGGGAGCCATCCCTCGCCTGGTCCAACTGCTCGTCAGGGCTCACCAGGACACCCAGAGGCGCACCAGCATGGGAGGCaaccagcagcagtttgtg GAGGGTGTGCGTATGGAGGAAATAGTGGAAGGCTGCACAGGAGCTCTGCACATCCTGGCCCGGGATGTCCACAACAGAATTGTTATCAGAGGGCTCAACACCATTCCACTCTTTGTTCAG CTACTGTATTCTCCAGTGGAGAATATCCAGCGTGTGGCAGCAGGTGTGCTGTGTGAACTGGCACAGGACAAGGAAGCTGCTGAGGCAATCGAAGCTGAAGGAGCCACTGCACcactcactgagctgctgcactcCCGCAATGAGGGTGTTG CAACCTATGCTGCAGCTGTCCTGTTCCGCATGTCTGAGGACAAGCCCCAGGACTACAAGAAACGTCTGTCGGTGGAGCTGACCAGCTCTTTGTTCAGAACTGAGCCTATGGCCTGGAATGAG aCTGGAGACCTGGGACTGGATATGGGAGCTCAGGGGGATCCTCTGGCTTACAGGCAGGATG ATGGGGCGTACCGGGCTTACCCAGCAGCTTACGGCCAGGACACCCTGTTGGACCCCATGATGGAAGGTGCTGACTACCATGCTGACACTCTGCCCGACCTGGGCCACCACACTGACCCGCTGCCAGACCTCGGCCACACCCAGGACCTGATGGACAGCAACCAGCTGGCCTGGTTTGACACCGACCTGTAG